From a single Nicotiana tabacum cultivar K326 chromosome 8, ASM71507v2, whole genome shotgun sequence genomic region:
- the LOC107785854 gene encoding zinc finger CCCH domain-containing protein 67 isoform X2 — protein MKAIESQQRIQNLNDSTLEKQDVGLDPQPLFSSDPSVQNPPQNLPDAVENDDDDEIALQFICKELQGLVLNQAYIEERSQGENHEENGREKSENECGDNYYGGGDYTWSENGYENENDVENENSDVTGSKQWGFKGNRKGLNYPLRPDAADCAYYMKTGTCKYGLNCKFNHPSRRRNQQWAMEKGKQKDESEERAGQIECKYYLTEGGCKYGNTCKYYHSRRKGAISPVLNINFLGLPIRPGEKDCPYYMRTGSCKYGSNCRFHHPDPSTVAGGDPSSGYNNGGSAPVKSAPYPAGSSWSSPRALNETASFVPVVYPASQGIPLLSPQWNGYLAPVYPTSGKSLPTPPEFIRKDPATKTNFYTRAQQPWLVEEYPERPGQPDCSYFIKTGDCKYRSNCKFHHRKNQTSKTNMSALNDKGLPLRPDQAVCSFYSRYGICKFGPACKFGHPEHYDNSASSIGSVFDQPPFGNSATSYGSRWRGKETEVAL, from the exons ATGAAAGCCATTGAATCACAACAACGCATTCAAAATCTAAATGACTCTACACTTGAAAAACAAGACGTAGGGCTTGATCCTCAACCTTTGTTTTCATCGGATCCCAGTGTTCAAAACCCTCCTCAGAATCTACCTGACGCTGTGGAAAACGACGATGACGATGAGATAGCGTTGCAATTCATCTGCAAAGAGCTTCAGGGTCTAGTCTTGAACCAGGCTTATATCGAAGAGAGATCACAAGGAGAAAATCATGAAGAGAATggaagagaaaaatctgaaaatgagTGCGGAGATAATTATTATGGAGGTGGTGACTATACTTGGAGTGAAAATGGATATGAAAATGAGAACGACGTGGAAAATGAGAACAGTGATGTGACGGGCTCGAAGCAATGGGGATTTAAGGGGAATAGGAAGGGGTTGAATTACCCGTTGAGACCCGATGCTGCAGATTGTGCTTATTATATGAAAACAGGGACGTGTAAATACGGATTGAATTGCAAGTTTAATCACCCTTCCCGAAGACGAAATCAG CAATGGGCGATGGAGAAGGGCAAGCAAAAGGACGAAAGCGAGGAAAGAGCAGGGCAGATTGAATGCAAG TATTACCTGACAGAAGGAGGGTGCAAGTATGGAAATACCTGTAAATATTATCATAGTAGGAGAAAGGGTGCGATCTCACCTGTTCTGAATATTAACTTTCTTGGCCTTCCAATTCGGCCG GGAGAGAAGGATTGCCCCTACTATATGCGCACTGGCTCCTGCAAGTATGGATCCAATTGCAGGTTTCATCATCCTGATCCATCTACAGTGGCTGGAGGTGATCCTTCTTCCGGATACAACAACGGTGGATCTGCTCCAGTAAAAAGTGCTCCCTACCCAGCAGGGTCTTCCTGGTCTTCGCCAAGAGCATTGAATGAGACAGCTTCTTTTGTACCAGTGGTATATCCAGCAAGTCAAGGCATTCCTCTTCTAAGTCCTCAATGGAATGGATATCTG GCCCCAGTCTATCCAACCTCAGGGAAGAGCCTCCCTACACCTCCAGAATTTATAAGAAAGGATCCAGCAACTAAGACAAACTTCTATACCCGAGCTCAACAGCCATGGCTTGTTGAAGAATACCCTGAACGGCCAGGTCAACCTGATTGCAGTTACTTTATTAAAACAGGAGACTGTAAATATAGATCTAACTGCAAATTTCACCATCGAAAGAATCAAACATCTAAGACAAACATGAGTGCTCTCAATGACAAGGGCCTGCCACTAAGACCT GATCAAGCTGTCTGTTCATTCTACAGCCGTTATGGGATTTGCAAGTTTGGACCTGCTTGTAAGTTTGGCCATCCAGAACATTATGACAACTCAGCTTCTTCTATTGGGTCTGTCTTTGATCAGCCTCCATTCGGCAACTCTGCTACCTCATATGGCTCTAGGTGGCGAGGAAAGGAAACGGAAGTGGCTCTCTAA
- the LOC107785854 gene encoding zinc finger CCCH domain-containing protein 67 isoform X1, protein MKAIESQQRIQNLNDSTLEKQDVGLDPQPLFSSDPSVQNPPQNLPDAVENDDDDEIALQFICKELQGLVLNQAYIEERSQGENHEENGREKSENECGDNYYGGGDYTWSENGYENENDVENENSDVTGSKQWGFKGNRKGLNYPLRPDAADCAYYMKTGTCKYGLNCKFNHPSRRRNQQWAMEKGKQKDESEERAGQIECKYYLTEGGCKYGNTCKYYHSRRKGAISPVLNINFLGLPIRPGEKDCPYYMRTGSCKYGSNCRFHHPDPSTVAGGDPSSGYNNGGSAPVKSAPYPAGSSWSSPRALNETASFVPVVYPASQGIPLLSPQWNGYLAPVYPTSGKSLPTPPEFIRKDPATKTNFYTRAQQPWLVEEYPERPGQPDCSYFIKTGDCKYRSNCKFHHRKNQTSKTNMSALNDKGLPLRPCRIKLSVHSTAVMGFASLDLLVSLAIQNIMTTQLLLLGLSLISLHSATLLPHMALGGEERKRKWLSN, encoded by the exons ATGAAAGCCATTGAATCACAACAACGCATTCAAAATCTAAATGACTCTACACTTGAAAAACAAGACGTAGGGCTTGATCCTCAACCTTTGTTTTCATCGGATCCCAGTGTTCAAAACCCTCCTCAGAATCTACCTGACGCTGTGGAAAACGACGATGACGATGAGATAGCGTTGCAATTCATCTGCAAAGAGCTTCAGGGTCTAGTCTTGAACCAGGCTTATATCGAAGAGAGATCACAAGGAGAAAATCATGAAGAGAATggaagagaaaaatctgaaaatgagTGCGGAGATAATTATTATGGAGGTGGTGACTATACTTGGAGTGAAAATGGATATGAAAATGAGAACGACGTGGAAAATGAGAACAGTGATGTGACGGGCTCGAAGCAATGGGGATTTAAGGGGAATAGGAAGGGGTTGAATTACCCGTTGAGACCCGATGCTGCAGATTGTGCTTATTATATGAAAACAGGGACGTGTAAATACGGATTGAATTGCAAGTTTAATCACCCTTCCCGAAGACGAAATCAG CAATGGGCGATGGAGAAGGGCAAGCAAAAGGACGAAAGCGAGGAAAGAGCAGGGCAGATTGAATGCAAG TATTACCTGACAGAAGGAGGGTGCAAGTATGGAAATACCTGTAAATATTATCATAGTAGGAGAAAGGGTGCGATCTCACCTGTTCTGAATATTAACTTTCTTGGCCTTCCAATTCGGCCG GGAGAGAAGGATTGCCCCTACTATATGCGCACTGGCTCCTGCAAGTATGGATCCAATTGCAGGTTTCATCATCCTGATCCATCTACAGTGGCTGGAGGTGATCCTTCTTCCGGATACAACAACGGTGGATCTGCTCCAGTAAAAAGTGCTCCCTACCCAGCAGGGTCTTCCTGGTCTTCGCCAAGAGCATTGAATGAGACAGCTTCTTTTGTACCAGTGGTATATCCAGCAAGTCAAGGCATTCCTCTTCTAAGTCCTCAATGGAATGGATATCTG GCCCCAGTCTATCCAACCTCAGGGAAGAGCCTCCCTACACCTCCAGAATTTATAAGAAAGGATCCAGCAACTAAGACAAACTTCTATACCCGAGCTCAACAGCCATGGCTTGTTGAAGAATACCCTGAACGGCCAGGTCAACCTGATTGCAGTTACTTTATTAAAACAGGAGACTGTAAATATAGATCTAACTGCAAATTTCACCATCGAAAGAATCAAACATCTAAGACAAACATGAGTGCTCTCAATGACAAGGGCCTGCCACTAAGACCT TGTAGGATCAAGCTGTCTGTTCATTCTACAGCCGTTATGGGATTTGCAAGTTTGGACCTGCTTGTAAGTTTGGCCATCCAGAACATTATGACAACTCAGCTTCTTCTATTGGGTCTGTCTTTGATCAGCCTCCATTCGGCAACTCTGCTACCTCATATGGCTCTAGGTGGCGAGGAAAGGAAACGGAAGTGGCTCTCTAACTAG
- the LOC107785854 gene encoding zinc finger CCCH domain-containing protein 67 isoform X3 — MKAIESQQRIQNLNDSTLEKQDVGLDPQPLFSSDPSVQNPPQNLPDAVENDDDDEIALQFICKELQGLVLNQAYIEERSQGENHEENGREKSENECGDNYYGGGDYTWSENGYENENDVENENSDVTGSKQWGFKGNRKGLNYPLRPDAADCAYYMKTGTCKYGLNCKFNHPSRRRNQYYLTEGGCKYGNTCKYYHSRRKGAISPVLNINFLGLPIRPGEKDCPYYMRTGSCKYGSNCRFHHPDPSTVAGGDPSSGYNNGGSAPVKSAPYPAGSSWSSPRALNETASFVPVVYPASQGIPLLSPQWNGYLAPVYPTSGKSLPTPPEFIRKDPATKTNFYTRAQQPWLVEEYPERPGQPDCSYFIKTGDCKYRSNCKFHHRKNQTSKTNMSALNDKGLPLRPCRIKLSVHSTAVMGFASLDLLVSLAIQNIMTTQLLLLGLSLISLHSATLLPHMALGGEERKRKWLSN, encoded by the exons ATGAAAGCCATTGAATCACAACAACGCATTCAAAATCTAAATGACTCTACACTTGAAAAACAAGACGTAGGGCTTGATCCTCAACCTTTGTTTTCATCGGATCCCAGTGTTCAAAACCCTCCTCAGAATCTACCTGACGCTGTGGAAAACGACGATGACGATGAGATAGCGTTGCAATTCATCTGCAAAGAGCTTCAGGGTCTAGTCTTGAACCAGGCTTATATCGAAGAGAGATCACAAGGAGAAAATCATGAAGAGAATggaagagaaaaatctgaaaatgagTGCGGAGATAATTATTATGGAGGTGGTGACTATACTTGGAGTGAAAATGGATATGAAAATGAGAACGACGTGGAAAATGAGAACAGTGATGTGACGGGCTCGAAGCAATGGGGATTTAAGGGGAATAGGAAGGGGTTGAATTACCCGTTGAGACCCGATGCTGCAGATTGTGCTTATTATATGAAAACAGGGACGTGTAAATACGGATTGAATTGCAAGTTTAATCACCCTTCCCGAAGACGAAATCAG TATTACCTGACAGAAGGAGGGTGCAAGTATGGAAATACCTGTAAATATTATCATAGTAGGAGAAAGGGTGCGATCTCACCTGTTCTGAATATTAACTTTCTTGGCCTTCCAATTCGGCCG GGAGAGAAGGATTGCCCCTACTATATGCGCACTGGCTCCTGCAAGTATGGATCCAATTGCAGGTTTCATCATCCTGATCCATCTACAGTGGCTGGAGGTGATCCTTCTTCCGGATACAACAACGGTGGATCTGCTCCAGTAAAAAGTGCTCCCTACCCAGCAGGGTCTTCCTGGTCTTCGCCAAGAGCATTGAATGAGACAGCTTCTTTTGTACCAGTGGTATATCCAGCAAGTCAAGGCATTCCTCTTCTAAGTCCTCAATGGAATGGATATCTG GCCCCAGTCTATCCAACCTCAGGGAAGAGCCTCCCTACACCTCCAGAATTTATAAGAAAGGATCCAGCAACTAAGACAAACTTCTATACCCGAGCTCAACAGCCATGGCTTGTTGAAGAATACCCTGAACGGCCAGGTCAACCTGATTGCAGTTACTTTATTAAAACAGGAGACTGTAAATATAGATCTAACTGCAAATTTCACCATCGAAAGAATCAAACATCTAAGACAAACATGAGTGCTCTCAATGACAAGGGCCTGCCACTAAGACCT TGTAGGATCAAGCTGTCTGTTCATTCTACAGCCGTTATGGGATTTGCAAGTTTGGACCTGCTTGTAAGTTTGGCCATCCAGAACATTATGACAACTCAGCTTCTTCTATTGGGTCTGTCTTTGATCAGCCTCCATTCGGCAACTCTGCTACCTCATATGGCTCTAGGTGGCGAGGAAAGGAAACGGAAGTGGCTCTCTAACTAG